Part of the Thermococcus sp. 18S1 genome, GTTTTCTTCCCCATTTCATTGGTACCACCTTATGTTTTTTCCACGGTATATATCAACCCATATAGTGTATTTCAGATAATAAAACTTTTTGGAGAAACATGTGGTTTTTCAACAAGGTTGAGTCAGCGCATCCACTTACGAGCTATGACTGCGACGATGAGCGCCATGAAGACGGCCCCGGTTAGGGCTTCGATTGCACTGATGGCTTTTAGCCAGCCGGTCGGGTGCATATCCTCAAGTGAAGAAACCCTTAACAAACATACTGCTAGTTCAACAGAACATTTAAATATGTAATTTGTAGCATATTATACCGCTATGAGTAAGAATCCGCCTGTATATAGCACTATTGAAATCTCAAGTGAGTTACTTAATAAGGCAAACGCAGATCTAGAGTTGGCTAAGATTATCTTAGGCACACTCGAACACATACCGTCTGAATTGGAAAGTGAGATGAGAGCTAGAGTAATTTACTCTCTGCAACAGGCATGCGAGAAAACACTAAAAGCTTATTTCCTTTCAACATTCATAAGCGGAATGATTGGATTATCATCATTTATTCAAGAACAAGAAGACAAAAAGGCAGGATATGGAAAATGTGTCTCCCTTTTAAAGCGCTCCAGGAACTATACCCGCCCCAAGGCATTTGGGCATGGCTTTGAGGGATTTTTTAATTATATGGCCGAACTCTCAAGAGAATATACATATGGACGAATGAGGGAATACATTATACTTTTGTTTAAACGAATGGCTGAGGCTATTAATTATGCCATTGAAAATGGAAATGTACATTTAAGTGACAATGAGAAAACCTTTGTCCGAGACTCTTTTAAAATCATAATCTCATCATTCGAGGGCGTATCAGATAATCCCTCCTCTAATCTTCCAGAAACGGAAAGTAATGTGCAACAAGTCCACATAACGAAAAATAAAAAGGAGAAAAATAGACACTTAAGGAGCCCTAAGTATCCCTGTTTGAAGGCAACATCAAAAGAGTATCTTAGGTTGTCAAGACAATTAGGGGAGAATTTTGAGAGACTAAAGACTAATGTTAATTTAACCTCAGAAAATATCGAGAATTTGACAGGGGTAGTGTTTCCTGAGAGCTTCTCTAAGCTGGATGTTGATATAGTTTTTCAAGCAGTAATAGATTCTGTCAAACCACTACTAGCGATTCCTTTGCATATATGCTTGTCCAAATATGAAGCTAGCAGTAGATACCCTGATGAATGGGGTATACCCGAAGAAGATTTGGAATTAGGTAATTTAAATACCGCCGTAAACGCGGTGGAAGATTTGTTAAAATCGACATCACGATTATTGTCCATATCTTCTGAAGAGGACTCCTAATGAGAAGAGAATGATAAAAAGAACTTCAAGGCTCAACCACAGTCCCGCTGTGTTTGCCCTTGACCACGTCGAAGAGGTGGTATGCATCGCTCTTGCCCACGATGTAGGTCTTTATCTTGCCGCGCTGGATGAACTTGGCCGCCAAAGCATCGACGACACCGCTTCCTCCCGCCTTGCTCTCGGCCTGCATCGCTATCTCTACGAGCTGGTCGAAGGTTATCCTGTCCAGCTTCTTCGCGTTCGGATTCTTCCTCGGGTCGCTGTCGTAGACGCCGTCCACGTTGGTAACGACGACCAGAAGATCGGCCTGAAGGTACTCCGCGAGGAGAGCCGAAACTGCATCAGTCGTGTGGCCCGGATGCGTTCCGCCCATTATCGGTATCTTCTTGAGCTGGATGACCTCCCAGGCCTTACGGAAGTCCTGGATTACGAAGGGGTAAGCTTTTTCGCCGAGCGCCGCTATGAGAAGCATCGCGTTGGCGCGGGTGATGTGTATGCCAATGTAGTCCTTGAAGGTTTCGTTGGGCGTGAAGGTCTTCGCGGCCTTGATGTACTTGCGCGCCACCTTTCCGCCGCCGACTACCACTGCCACCTCGTGATCCTCGCTTATCTTGATGAGCTCGTAAGCCATCTTCCCGATAAAATCAACGTCCGGGTCGTCAGGAACGAGAACCGAACCGCCTATATCAAAGACTATCCTCATGATGACCCTCACGATGCTAATCGGGGCTCCTTTATAACCTTTTTCTTGCCGCGGGGGTGTTAAAATAAGGGACGGAGAAAGTGAAAAGGCTCAGCCTATCTGGAAGGCGCTCGTGCGGAGCTCGCCGCGCTCGAAGCGGTACGGGTCGTACCACTCCCAGTCGAGCGGAACCTTCGCGCGGCCCTTTGAAATCAGCTCGGCCATCGCCTCCCCAACGGCCGGCGCCATCATGAAGCCGTGCCCGCTGAAGCCTGCCGCGATGTAGAAGTTGTCGAGGAGCTTTCCAATGGCCGGGTTGCTGTCGGGTGTCTTCGCGTAGAAGCCGGCCCACTGCCTGACGACATGGGCGTAGCGCAGCGGCGGGGCGATTCTGACGGCATACTCCAGAACGCCGCGCAGGAAGTCGTAGGTCGGCTCGTAGTCGTCGAGGCTCCTAGCTTTGTGTTCTATGCCGGCACCGCAGATTATTCCGCCGTCCTCACCGTCCTGGATGATATAGGCGTCGTTCCAGCTCGGCGGGCAGACCAGCGGCTCGGCCTGTCCGGGTTCCAGAGGTTCGGTCTTGACGAGCTGGTGCTTGTATGCCGTGATGGGAACGAGGTCCCGCTTTAAGCCGGCCATCTCGTTGATGAGCGGCGCCCAGGCGTTGGCCGCGTTCAGAACTGCGTCAACCTTAACGCTCTCGACTTTCCCGTTGTTCCTGAACTTCACGGCCCTTATGGCATCACCCTCGCGCTCGAAGCCAACAACTTCCGTGTGCTCCCTCGCATCAACGCCGAGCTCCTTAGCCTTGAAAAGGTAAGC contains:
- the pyrH gene encoding UMP kinase, giving the protein MRIVFDIGGSVLVPDDPDVDFIGKMAYELIKISEDHEVAVVVGGGKVARKYIKAAKTFTPNETFKDYIGIHITRANAMLLIAALGEKAYPFVIQDFRKAWEVIQLKKIPIMGGTHPGHTTDAVSALLAEYLQADLLVVVTNVDGVYDSDPRKNPNAKKLDRITFDQLVEIAMQAESKAGGSGVVDALAAKFIQRGKIKTYIVGKSDAYHLFDVVKGKHSGTVVEP
- a CDS encoding FAD-binding oxidoreductase, producing the protein MSKIAIIGGGIIGVVTAYELAKLGEEVILFEKNYFGSGSTFRCATGIRAQFTDEANIRLMKHSVERWEKLEEELESDIVFRQTGYLFLATSEEEVGAFKANIKLQNKFGVPTRLIDMDEAKEIVPILNTEPFLAGAWNPKDGKANPFKTLFAYLFKAKELGVDAREHTEVVGFEREGDAIRAVKFRNNGKVESVKVDAVLNAANAWAPLINEMAGLKRDLVPITAYKHQLVKTEPLEPGQAEPLVCPPSWNDAYIIQDGEDGGIICGAGIEHKARSLDDYEPTYDFLRGVLEYAVRIAPPLRYAHVVRQWAGFYAKTPDSNPAIGKLLDNFYIAAGFSGHGFMMAPAVGEAMAELISKGRAKVPLDWEWYDPYRFERGELRTSAFQIG